One region of Cyanobium sp. M30B3 genomic DNA includes:
- a CDS encoding amidohydrolase → MSDYLHLEQEIDSISGLIWDVASHVWEYAEVGYKEYKSSAYVCEAFESQGFSISDRGIGGLETSWIATSGMGGPCLGILVEFDALPGLGNDTVPRQAAAASGHPDGHGCGHNLIASSSLGAAIAIKNQIEALRIPGTIKVFGCPAEEMLNGKNYMASAGAFSGVDVCLHNHPAMVNTVWNFHSTASIDLWVEWHGTAAHAGVAPWEGRSALHAMEIFLVAVNMMREQMLPQARLHYQILDGGMAVNVIPDHAKVLIRYRGPSADDVIKHKDWLLDIARGAALCTQTREVVTNLGGIYDCLPNDVLAECMTRHMNRYFPIQWSDEEQAFARSIQREMGKPEDGLATTVNPVPSGVEVGGSSDVGDVSWLTPTMGAVYSAWPLHIPPHQWGCTACHGMSIGRKATQQAAKVMAATGWELLSNPALLEAVKAEFTRQLNGRTYQSLNDSPSNSGGRLDDAERHQYDCCIHAAIEHFGIKEHI, encoded by the coding sequence ATGTCTGATTATTTGCATCTTGAACAAGAAATTGATAGCATCTCCGGCCTAATCTGGGATGTTGCGTCGCATGTTTGGGAGTATGCTGAGGTTGGGTATAAAGAGTACAAGAGTTCGGCCTACGTCTGTGAGGCCTTCGAGTCGCAGGGGTTTTCGATCTCGGATCGAGGCATCGGCGGGCTGGAAACCTCCTGGATTGCGACCAGTGGAATGGGCGGGCCCTGCCTAGGCATTCTCGTTGAGTTCGACGCACTGCCTGGGCTTGGCAATGACACTGTGCCAAGACAGGCGGCAGCCGCAAGTGGTCATCCCGATGGTCATGGATGCGGCCATAACCTGATCGCCTCCTCCTCCTTGGGAGCGGCGATCGCCATCAAAAACCAGATCGAAGCGTTAAGGATTCCAGGCACGATCAAGGTCTTTGGGTGCCCTGCCGAGGAAATGCTTAATGGTAAGAATTATATGGCTTCTGCAGGTGCGTTCTCTGGTGTCGACGTCTGCCTGCATAACCATCCCGCGATGGTAAACACGGTCTGGAATTTCCACTCCACTGCCTCCATTGATCTCTGGGTCGAGTGGCACGGGACCGCTGCGCATGCCGGAGTTGCCCCATGGGAGGGGCGCAGTGCCCTTCATGCAATGGAGATTTTCCTTGTGGCTGTCAACATGATGCGTGAGCAGATGCTCCCCCAAGCGCGGTTGCACTACCAGATTCTGGATGGAGGCATGGCCGTGAATGTGATTCCTGATCATGCCAAAGTGCTGATTCGCTATCGCGGGCCCAGTGCTGATGATGTGATAAAGCACAAGGACTGGTTGCTCGATATCGCGCGAGGAGCTGCCCTGTGCACACAGACGAGGGAGGTTGTCACCAACCTTGGTGGCATCTATGACTGTCTGCCCAATGACGTGCTGGCCGAATGCATGACCAGACATATGAATCGTTATTTCCCCATTCAATGGTCCGATGAAGAGCAGGCTTTTGCTCGTTCGATTCAGAGAGAGATGGGCAAGCCTGAGGATGGGCTCGCGACCACCGTGAATCCCGTCCCTTCCGGCGTTGAGGTGGGTGGTTCCTCGGATGTCGGTGATGTGAGCTGGCTGACCCCCACGATGGGCGCTGTTTATAGCGCCTGGCCCCTGCACATCCCGCCCCACCAGTGGGGCTGCACCGCCTGCCATGGAATGAGCATCGGTCGCAAGGCGACCCAACAGGCGGCCAAGGTGATGGCCGCGACCGGATGGGAACTGCTCAGCAACCCTGCGTTGCTGGAGGCTGTCAAAGCCGAATTCACCCGACAGCTCAACGGCAGAACCTACCAATCTCTCAATGACTCACCATCCAATTCAGGAGGCCGGTTGGATGATGCCGAGCGCCATCAGTACGATTGCTGTATCCATGCAGCGATTGAGCATTTCGGGATCAAAGAGCACATCTAA
- a CDS encoding TRIC cation channel family protein: protein MFWADDLSYIWISLLASALTFLGYRLISRRSILAVLLYLDALGISLFTIQGTAKAWGLGFGLPLAPTILGIITASGGGLISDLLAGRENLLI, encoded by the coding sequence GTGTTCTGGGCTGACGACCTCTCCTACATCTGGATCTCACTTCTGGCAAGTGCGCTTACGTTTTTGGGCTATCGCCTGATCTCCAGGCGCAGCATTCTGGCTGTATTGCTCTATCTTGATGCCTTGGGGATTTCTCTCTTCACCATTCAGGGGACGGCGAAGGCCTGGGGGCTGGGATTTGGACTGCCGTTGGCCCCGACCATCTTGGGAATCATCACGGCGTCCGGTGGAGGGTTGATAAGCGATCTGCTGGCAGGACGTGAGAATCTGCTGATCTAA
- a CDS encoding TRIC cation channel family protein: MITNELSQIASQAGTVAFTATAVLAMAPFRVDLLKALVMGLMTAIGGGTVWDLILQSRCSGLTTSPTSGSHFWQVRLRFWAIA, encoded by the coding sequence TGAACTGAGCCAGATCGCTTCGCAGGCGGGAACCGTGGCGTTTACTGCCACAGCCGTTTTGGCTATGGCACCGTTTCGGGTGGATCTGCTCAAGGCCCTCGTGATGGGCCTGATGACGGCGATCGGAGGCGGTACGGTTTGGGATCTGATCCTGCAGAGTCGGTGTTCTGGGCTGACGACCTCTCCTACATCTGGATCTCACTTCTGGCAAGTGCGCTTACGTTTTTGGGCTATCGCCTGA